From the Roseateles sp. XES5 genome, one window contains:
- a CDS encoding HAMP domain-containing sensor histidine kinase, with the protein MQRLLGRLTALYRTTAVRLSAVYLLLFAACAAFLVFYVSSMSEGLLQQQMREAVGQESEQIERIFDNSGMNGLLRTLERRARQPGANLYIIASPTGEVLAGNVASIQPGVLDTEGWTETPFRYQRYQEEARGNSRPMAYAQVNVLSNGLRVLVGRDLGEPENFRRLVRQALMVALGVMGVGALAIWYLIGRNALRRMDRMSDASQRIMAGDLSQRLPTSGSGDEFDRLSESLNTMLGRIEKLNEGLKQVSDNIAHDLKTPLTRLRNKAEAALAGGEKADHRGALEEMIGESDQLIRTFNALLMISRVEAGQAPAEMRAIDISGIAHDSAELYEPVAEDVGLTLVTEIADGIEIKGNRELVGQALGNLIDNAVKYAEGSGGEADIRVTLARRDGDVVLSVADSGPGVPDDKREDVVKRFVRLDASRSKPGTGLGLSLVGAVMEMHQGRLELDATHPERENNRGLTVRMVFPIPAD; encoded by the coding sequence ATGCAGCGTTTGCTCGGCCGGCTGACCGCCCTCTACCGCACCACGGCGGTGCGCCTGTCCGCGGTCTATCTCCTGCTCTTCGCCGCCTGCGCGGCCTTCCTCGTCTTCTATGTCTCCTCCATGTCGGAAGGCCTGCTGCAACAGCAGATGCGCGAGGCTGTGGGGCAGGAGAGCGAGCAGATCGAGCGCATCTTCGACAACAGCGGCATGAACGGTCTGCTGCGCACGTTGGAACGGCGGGCGCGCCAGCCGGGCGCCAATCTCTACATCATCGCCAGCCCCACCGGCGAGGTGCTGGCCGGCAATGTCGCCTCCATCCAGCCCGGCGTGCTCGACACGGAAGGCTGGACGGAAACGCCCTTCCGCTACCAGCGCTACCAGGAGGAGGCGCGCGGCAACAGCCGGCCCATGGCCTATGCGCAGGTCAACGTGCTGTCCAACGGGCTGCGCGTGCTGGTCGGCCGCGATCTCGGCGAACCGGAGAATTTCCGCCGGCTGGTGCGCCAGGCGCTGATGGTGGCGCTCGGCGTCATGGGCGTCGGCGCGCTCGCCATCTGGTACCTGATCGGCCGCAATGCGCTCCGACGCATGGACCGCATGTCGGACGCCAGCCAGCGCATCATGGCCGGCGATCTCTCCCAGCGCCTGCCGACTAGCGGCTCGGGCGACGAATTCGACCGCCTGTCGGAATCGCTCAACACCATGCTGGGGCGCATCGAGAAGCTGAACGAGGGGCTGAAGCAGGTCTCCGACAATATCGCGCATGACCTGAAGACCCCGCTGACGCGCCTGCGCAACAAGGCGGAGGCGGCGCTGGCCGGCGGCGAGAAGGCCGATCATCGCGGCGCGCTGGAGGAGATGATCGGCGAATCCGACCAGCTGATCCGCACCTTCAACGCGCTTTTGATGATCTCGCGCGTCGAGGCGGGGCAGGCCCCGGCCGAAATGCGCGCCATCGACATCAGCGGCATCGCCCATGACAGCGCCGAGCTCTACGAGCCGGTGGCCGAGGATGTCGGCCTGACGCTCGTCACCGAGATTGCCGACGGCATCGAGATCAAGGGCAACCGCGAACTCGTCGGCCAGGCGCTGGGCAACCTCATCGACAATGCGGTCAAATATGCCGAGGGCAGCGGCGGCGAGGCGGATATCCGCGTGACGCTGGCAAGGCGCGACGGCGACGTCGTGCTGTCGGTCGCCGACAGCGGCCCCGGCGTGCCCGACGACAAGCGCGAGGACGTGGTGAAGCGCTTCGTGCGGCTCGACGCCAGCCGCTCCAAGCCCGGCACGGGGCTGGGCCTGTCGCTGGTCGGCGCCGTGATGGAAATGCATCAGGGCCGGCTGGAGCTGGACGCCACCCATCCCGAACGGGAAAACAATCGGGGGCTGACGGTGCGGATGGTTTTCCCCATCCCTGCGGACTGA
- a CDS encoding response regulator transcription factor: MKILIVEDDLEAAAYLSKAFREAGIVLDHASDGESGLFLATENSYDVLVIDRMLPRRDGLSLITELRRRNIHTPVLILSALGQVDDRVTGLRAGGDDYLPKPYAFSELLARIEVLGRRKGTPEQDMVYRVGDLELDRLSHTVKRAGREILLQPREFRLLEYLMKNAGQVVTRTMLLENVWDYHFDPQTNVIDVHVSRLRSKIEKDFDQPLLRTVRGAGYMMKDEAAG; encoded by the coding sequence ATGAAGATATTGATTGTTGAAGACGATCTGGAGGCGGCAGCCTATCTCTCCAAGGCTTTTCGCGAGGCGGGCATCGTGCTCGACCATGCAAGCGACGGTGAAAGCGGCCTGTTCCTCGCCACCGAGAACAGCTATGACGTGCTGGTCATCGACCGCATGCTGCCGCGCCGCGACGGCCTGTCGCTGATCACGGAACTGCGCCGCCGCAACATCCATACGCCCGTGCTGATCCTCTCCGCGCTCGGCCAGGTCGACGACCGCGTGACGGGTCTTCGCGCCGGCGGCGACGATTACCTGCCCAAGCCCTATGCCTTCAGCGAGCTTCTGGCGCGCATCGAGGTGCTCGGCCGCCGCAAGGGCACGCCCGAGCAGGACATGGTCTACCGCGTCGGCGATCTCGAGCTCGACCGGCTCTCCCACACGGTCAAGCGCGCCGGCCGGGAAATCCTCCTCCAGCCGCGCGAATTCCGCCTCTTGGAATATCTCATGAAGAATGCCGGGCAGGTGGTGACGCGCACCATGCTGCTGGAAAATGTCTGGGACTATCATTTCGATCCGCAGACCAATGTCATCGACGTCCATGTCTCGCGGCTGCGCTCGAAGATCGAGAAGGATTTCGACCAGCCGCTGCTGCGCACCGTGCGCGGCGCCGGATACATGATGAAGGACGAGGCGGCGGGCTGA
- a CDS encoding Do family serine endopeptidase, with translation MSKISAFRPGLKTVFRASTVAGLAAVMLATGIPARVTESFAEAVSVQAPQVASFADVVQAVSPAVVSVRVQSDIKPANDESNFSFNFGGRGFDELPDDHPLKRFFREFGGPDQFHGDRGPDRRFGDRGPGRKPHLRPTAQGSGFFISEDGYIVTNNHVVNDGSAFTVVMNDGTELDAKLVGKDSRTDLAVLKVDEKDKRKFTYVSFADDSQIRVGDWVVAVGNPFGLGGTVTAGIISARGRDIGSGPYDDYLQVDAAVNRGNSGGPTFNLNGQVVGINTAIFSPSGGNVGIAFAIPASVAKGVVADLMKDGKVDRGWLGVQIQPVSRDIADSLGLADAAGALVVEPQADSPGAKAGIKKGDVITALDGDPIKDPRDLARRVADIAPGKKVDLSVWRDGKAQTIPVEIGTLAGEQIQAATSTDQAAPEQESSEQALADLGISVTPGDDGLTVTTVDPDSDASDRGLKEGDRITSVNNQVVKSADEVIKVIEGARKDGRSKALFQIETKDGSRFLALPIDQG, from the coding sequence ATGTCCAAGATTTCCGCATTCCGTCCGGGCCTCAAGACCGTATTCAGGGCGTCCACCGTCGCCGGACTTGCGGCCGTCATGCTGGCGACCGGCATTCCCGCGCGCGTCACCGAAAGTTTCGCCGAGGCCGTTTCCGTCCAGGCGCCCCAGGTCGCCAGCTTCGCCGACGTCGTGCAGGCGGTCTCCCCCGCCGTCGTCTCCGTTCGCGTCCAGTCCGACATCAAGCCGGCCAACGACGAGAGCAACTTCTCGTTCAACTTCGGCGGCCGCGGCTTCGACGAACTGCCCGACGACCACCCGCTGAAGCGCTTCTTCCGTGAATTCGGCGGCCCCGACCAGTTCCACGGCGACCGTGGTCCGGATCGCCGCTTCGGCGATCGCGGCCCGGGCCGCAAGCCGCATCTGCGCCCGACCGCGCAGGGCTCCGGCTTCTTCATCTCGGAAGACGGCTACATCGTCACCAACAACCACGTCGTCAACGACGGTTCGGCCTTCACGGTCGTCATGAACGACGGCACCGAGCTCGACGCCAAGCTCGTCGGCAAGGACAGCCGCACGGACCTTGCCGTGCTGAAGGTCGACGAGAAGGACAAGCGCAAGTTCACCTATGTCAGCTTCGCCGATGACAGCCAGATCCGCGTCGGCGACTGGGTCGTGGCCGTCGGCAACCCGTTCGGCCTCGGCGGCACGGTGACGGCCGGCATCATCTCGGCCCGCGGCCGCGATATCGGCTCCGGCCCCTATGACGACTACCTGCAGGTGGACGCCGCCGTGAACCGCGGCAATTCCGGTGGCCCGACCTTCAACCTCAACGGCCAGGTCGTCGGCATCAACACCGCGATCTTCTCGCCGTCGGGCGGCAATGTCGGCATCGCCTTCGCCATTCCGGCCTCCGTTGCCAAGGGCGTCGTCGCCGACCTGATGAAGGACGGCAAGGTCGACCGTGGCTGGCTCGGCGTGCAGATCCAGCCGGTGAGCCGCGACATCGCCGACTCGCTCGGCCTTGCCGATGCCGCTGGCGCGCTCGTTGTCGAACCGCAGGCCGACTCGCCCGGCGCCAAGGCCGGCATCAAGAAGGGTGACGTGATCACGGCGCTCGACGGCGACCCGATCAAGGATCCCCGTGACCTTGCCCGCCGCGTCGCCGATATCGCACCCGGCAAGAAGGTCGACCTGTCGGTCTGGCGTGACGGCAAGGCTCAGACCATCCCGGTCGAGATCGGCACGCTGGCCGGCGAACAGATCCAGGCCGCGACCAGCACCGACCAGGCCGCGCCGGAACAGGAAAGCAGCGAACAGGCGCTGGCCGATCTCGGCATCTCGGTCACGCCCGGCGACGACGGCCTGACGGTCACCACCGTCGATCCGGACTCCGACGCCAGCGATCGCGGCCTCAAGGAAGGCGACCGCATCACCTCTGTCAACAACCAGGTCGTGAAGTCCGCCGACGAGGTGATCAAGGTGATCGAGGGCGCCCGCAAGGACGGCCGCTCCAAGGCGCTGTTCCAGATCGAGACCAAGGACGGAAGCCGCTTCCTGGCGCTGCCCATCGATCAGGGCTGA
- a CDS encoding cytochrome c-type biogenesis protein: MMRRLLLAAGLLLAAFPAFAVNPDEVLDDPALEARARALSAELRCMVCQNQSIDDSNAELARDLRLLVRDRLKSGDSDEAVIAYVVSRYGEFVLLNPRLRGETLLLWGAPVVLFLAGATAMILFVRKRGGKPTGTPLTEAERAELDRALKRD; encoded by the coding sequence ATGATGCGCCGCCTGCTGCTCGCCGCCGGCCTGCTGCTGGCCGCCTTTCCGGCCTTCGCCGTCAACCCGGACGAGGTGCTCGACGACCCGGCGCTGGAGGCCCGCGCCAGGGCGCTTTCGGCCGAGCTGCGCTGCATGGTCTGCCAGAATCAGTCGATCGACGACTCCAATGCGGAACTCGCCCGTGACCTCAGGCTCCTCGTGCGCGACCGGCTGAAGAGCGGCGACAGCGACGAGGCGGTGATCGCCTATGTCGTCTCGCGCTACGGCGAGTTCGTGCTGCTTAATCCGCGCCTGCGCGGCGAGACGCTGCTGCTCTGGGGCGCGCCCGTCGTGCTGTTCCTTGCCGGCGCGACGGCGATGATCCTCTTCGTGCGCAAGCGCGGCGGAAAGCCGACGGGAACGCCGCTCACCGAGGCCGAACGGGCCGAGCTGGACCGCGCGCTGAAGCGGGACTGA
- a CDS encoding heme lyase CcmF/NrfE family subunit — protein sequence MIIELGHYALVLALATVIIQSLLPLVGTVRNDRSLMAVAPAAALAGFLLVLFSFSVLTFAYVVSDFSVANVWENSHSLKPMIYKISGVWGNHEGSMMLWLLILVFFSALVATFGTNLPERLRANVLAVQGLISTAFALFILLTSNPFLRLAPAPAEGRDLNPVLQDVGLAIHPPLLYLGYVGFSVCFSFAIAALIEGRIDAAWARWVRPWTLAAWSFLTAGIAMGSYWAYYELGWGGWWFWDPVENASFIPWLAGTALLHSALVMEKREALKIWTVLLAILTFSMSLLGTFLVRSGVLTSVHAFATDPTRGVFILAILVFFIGGALSLFAFRAATLKAGGLFAPISREGALVLNNLILTTAAATVLTGTLYPLVLEALTGEKISVGPPFFNLTFGLLMLPLLLAVPFGPLLAWKRGDVFAAGQRLFAAVAAGLVVAAAVMYMHGGGPVLAYFGIAIGFYMIAGAVTDLALRAGIGKVKGNVAVRRLIGLPGSAFGTALAHIGIGVTVIGVIAVTAFETEHVVEMKPGMQVEAGGYVLTFDGMRRGQGPNYSEESGHFTVARGGVTVTEVWSSKRLYTARRMPTTEAGIRTFGLSQLYVSLGDAMADGGIVVRVWWKPMILCIWIGALIMMAGGAVSLFDRRLRVGAPQKARKIKPALEAAE from the coding sequence GGTCATCATCCAGTCGCTGCTGCCGCTGGTCGGCACCGTCAGGAACGACCGCTCGCTGATGGCCGTGGCCCCCGCCGCGGCCCTTGCCGGTTTCCTGCTGGTGCTGTTCTCCTTCTCGGTGCTGACATTCGCCTATGTCGTCTCCGACTTCTCGGTCGCCAATGTCTGGGAGAATTCCCATTCGCTGAAGCCGATGATCTACAAGATTTCGGGCGTGTGGGGGAACCACGAGGGCTCGATGATGCTCTGGCTCCTCATCCTCGTCTTCTTCAGCGCGCTGGTCGCGACCTTCGGCACCAACCTGCCGGAGCGGCTGCGCGCCAATGTGCTGGCCGTGCAGGGCCTCATCTCCACCGCCTTCGCGCTGTTCATCCTCTTGACCTCCAATCCCTTCCTGCGCCTTGCCCCGGCCCCCGCCGAAGGGCGGGACCTCAATCCGGTGCTGCAGGACGTCGGCCTCGCCATCCATCCGCCGCTGCTCTATCTCGGCTATGTCGGCTTCTCCGTCTGTTTCTCCTTCGCCATCGCGGCGCTGATCGAGGGTCGGATCGACGCGGCCTGGGCGCGCTGGGTGCGGCCCTGGACGCTCGCCGCCTGGAGCTTCCTCACCGCCGGCATCGCCATGGGCTCCTACTGGGCCTATTACGAACTGGGCTGGGGCGGCTGGTGGTTCTGGGATCCGGTGGAAAACGCCTCCTTCATTCCCTGGCTCGCCGGCACGGCGCTCCTGCATTCGGCGCTCGTCATGGAAAAGCGCGAGGCGCTGAAGATCTGGACCGTGCTGCTGGCGATTCTCACCTTCTCCATGTCGCTGCTCGGCACCTTCCTGGTGCGCTCGGGCGTGCTGACCTCGGTGCATGCCTTCGCGACCGACCCGACGCGCGGCGTCTTCATCCTCGCCATCCTCGTCTTCTTCATCGGCGGGGCGCTGTCGCTCTTCGCCTTCCGCGCCGCGACGCTGAAGGCCGGCGGGCTCTTCGCGCCGATCTCGCGCGAAGGCGCGCTCGTCCTCAACAACCTGATCCTGACGACGGCGGCGGCGACCGTGCTGACCGGCACGCTCTACCCGCTGGTGCTGGAAGCGCTGACGGGCGAGAAGATCTCCGTCGGACCGCCCTTCTTCAACCTCACCTTCGGCCTCTTGATGCTGCCGCTGCTGCTGGCCGTGCCCTTCGGGCCGCTGCTCGCCTGGAAGCGCGGCGACGTCTTCGCGGCCGGTCAGCGGCTGTTTGCGGCCGTGGCCGCCGGCCTCGTCGTCGCGGCGGCGGTGATGTACATGCATGGCGGCGGGCCGGTGCTCGCCTATTTCGGCATCGCCATCGGCTTCTACATGATCGCCGGCGCGGTGACGGATCTCGCGCTGCGGGCCGGCATCGGCAAGGTCAAGGGCAATGTCGCCGTGCGCCGGCTCATCGGCCTGCCGGGCTCGGCCTTCGGCACGGCGCTCGCCCATATCGGCATCGGCGTCACGGTCATCGGCGTCATCGCGGTCACCGCCTTCGAGACCGAGCATGTCGTGGAAATGAAGCCCGGCATGCAGGTCGAGGCGGGCGGCTACGTGCTGACCTTCGATGGCATGCGCCGCGGGCAGGGGCCGAACTATTCGGAAGAATCCGGCCACTTCACCGTGGCGCGCGGCGGCGTGACGGTGACGGAGGTTTGGTCCTCCAAGCGTCTCTACACGGCGCGCCGCATGCCGACGACGGAAGCGGGCATCCGCACCTTCGGTCTCAGCCAGCTCTATGTGTCGCTGGGCGACGCCATGGCCGACGGCGGCATCGTCGTGCGCGTCTGGTGGAAGCCGATGATCCTGTGCATCTGGATCGGCGCGCTGATCATGATGGCGGGCGGCGCGGTCTCGCTGTTCGACCGGCGCCTGCGCGTCGGGGCGCCGCAGAAGGCGCGCAAGATCAAGCCCGCGCTGGAGGCGGCGGAATGA